One window of Nostoc sp. C052 genomic DNA carries:
- a CDS encoding IS630 family transposase — protein MPAKNHLSEQQKERLLKTLKEHENPYVREKILILLLMNDGKTYHEISKFLDIAYPTVAYWAVHGDPDNLESFLDGRREGNFRKVTKEYEELLLKIIEKDPVEYGYEFGRWTAARCATYMEEETGIKLSGSQVRRILERKKYVYLWAKYSLEDKQNPEIRKAFKEKLSEYLRITNVAPERLQVWFWDESGFSLRVIRRKNWGKKGTRRKITGQRRRGRVNIMGGLRYHDKKRINFVIKKGNADVFYEQLKSLNNFLLQEWVEQGNLIDNFNDCSAKIVIILDNASFHKRKDILAYIKEEMPNIILEFLPPYSPDYNLIELVWHSAKEYIAHRLFESVSQLEDLLNKLLNEGGLIIKWERKIKNKGNAVY, from the coding sequence ATGCCAGCAAAAAATCATCTTTCTGAACAGCAAAAGGAACGGCTATTAAAAACGCTAAAAGAGCATGAAAATCCCTACGTAAGAGAAAAGATTCTGATTTTATTATTAATGAATGATGGAAAAACCTATCACGAGATTAGTAAGTTTTTAGATATTGCATATCCAACAGTAGCATATTGGGCTGTTCACGGAGACCCAGATAATCTAGAAAGTTTTTTAGATGGAAGAAGAGAAGGTAATTTCCGTAAAGTTACCAAAGAATATGAAGAATTGCTATTAAAAATAATTGAAAAAGACCCAGTAGAATATGGATATGAATTTGGTCGATGGACAGCAGCTAGATGTGCAACTTATATGGAAGAGGAAACAGGAATTAAATTAAGTGGCTCTCAAGTTAGGAGAATATTAGAGCGAAAAAAGTACGTTTACCTTTGGGCAAAGTATAGCCTAGAGGATAAACAGAATCCTGAAATACGTAAGGCATTTAAAGAAAAATTATCAGAATATTTAAGAATAACAAATGTTGCACCAGAGCGTTTGCAGGTATGGTTTTGGGATGAAAGCGGATTCAGTTTAAGAGTAATAAGAAGAAAAAATTGGGGTAAAAAAGGTACAAGAAGAAAAATCACAGGGCAAAGGAGAAGAGGAAGAGTAAATATTATGGGAGGGTTACGTTATCACGACAAAAAGAGAATTAATTTTGTGATAAAAAAGGGAAATGCAGATGTATTTTATGAGCAGCTTAAATCTTTGAACAACTTTCTCTTACAGGAATGGGTAGAGCAAGGTAATCTAATTGATAACTTCAATGATTGTTCGGCAAAAATAGTGATTATTCTAGACAATGCTAGCTTTCATAAAAGAAAAGATATTTTAGCTTATATCAAAGAGGAAATGCCAAATATTATCCTGGAATTTCTACCACCTTATAGCCCAGATTATAATTTAATAGAATTGGTTTGGCATTCAGCAAAAGAATATATAGCTCATAGATTGTTTGAGTCAGTATCACAGCTAGAAGATTTGTTAAATAAATTGTTAAATGAAGGAGGCCTTATTATTAAATGGGAGCGCAAGATTAAAAATAAAGGCAATGCCGTTTATTAA
- a CDS encoding GNAT family N-acetyltransferase, whose translation MNFPLVKVLKNGILVELDYMHPQEHEVVRSLLNVVISEGKTYPQKQPLSSTEFSAYWLSKDAFVVRTSVVDPTHKSKEILGAFYLKPNFPGRCSHICNAGFIVQPALRGQGLGRFMGESMLSIAANLGYEAVMFNLVFETNIPSITLWQSLGFEIIGRIPGAAKLENGQAVEALILYHTLG comes from the coding sequence ATGAATTTTCCCCTAGTTAAAGTTTTAAAAAATGGGATATTAGTAGAACTGGATTATATGCATCCTCAAGAGCATGAGGTTGTCAGATCGTTACTCAATGTTGTAATTTCTGAAGGTAAAACCTATCCCCAAAAGCAACCTCTCTCTTCTACAGAATTTTCAGCTTACTGGTTAAGTAAGGATGCCTTTGTTGTCAGGACATCTGTTGTAGATCCTACACACAAGTCAAAAGAAATATTAGGGGCGTTTTATTTAAAGCCAAACTTTCCCGGTCGGTGTAGCCATATTTGCAACGCTGGTTTTATTGTACAACCAGCGTTACGCGGTCAGGGCTTAGGGCGGTTCATGGGAGAGTCTATGCTTTCAATCGCAGCAAACCTGGGCTATGAAGCAGTAATGTTTAATTTGGTCTTTGAGACTAATATACCTTCAATTACACTTTGGCAGTCGTTAGGATTTGAGATTATTGGGCGAATTCCGGGTGCGGCGAAGCTAGAGAATGGGCAGGCGGTTGAGGCGCTAATCCTGTATCACACTTTGGGTTGA
- a CDS encoding SNF2-related protein, whose product MAILHCNWLLKNQNGCLFIWGETWRSPRVNSESNESGDIALHPLAMTSVELSEWLHSQNMAITNFIQKPQVAFATTGQTRKAASATEISLPTHSQIIALPTYIPEVNSEGTVAIFPIHSASLGENTDSPQYLQPWRVEGFCLNPSEAVKFLAAVPLNAAKGEDAFLGGDLRFWSQVARWSLDLISRCKFLPTIDQQSDGAFAAKWQVLLDSAVDGTRLEKFSATMPLVCRTYQEGMGTGEEFSQSPIPNPQSLSYVNFPIEPQELLLGFLNSTIDAQVREMTGSQPASLPGGVRQWLQALTSASHTVNADAIEVERLEAALKAWTMPLQYQLTLKTLFRTCFQLRSPESGETDWTLAYFLQAADDPEFLVDAATIWNNPVERLVYENRTIDQPQETFLRGLGVASRLYPAIAPSFETEYPQSSRLTPIQAYEFIKAVAWRLEDSGLGVILPPSLANREGWANRLGLKITAETPKGKQGRLGLQSLLNFQWQLAIGGQTISKAEFDKLVALNSPLVEINGEWVELRPQDIKTAQTFFTTRKDQMALSLEDALRLSTGDTQAIEKLPVVSFDASGALQELIGALNNNQAIAPLPTPAGFKGQLRPYQERGAAWLSFLERWGLGACLADDMGLGKCVANDTLVNVNGLLRTAETIWKTHAGETEFDGEGFWTNPTEELIVNSIDETTGKIVPANIRRLYRQQVSEKLRKITLEDGNSITITHRHKLLTSKGWTNNLQVGDYVCVPGKTLWNGKPQDHDLVKFLAWQIAEGHELTDVGRVTISQKDTRVLEDLLQTCQRIQKRYNLKINSPNISTFPNRVASLRVNSQAYREFLEAKGYVWGKLSAEKSIPPFIMQADLDSVRIFLQNYFDAESAVLFSMRSIEISTASALLIQQLSALLRRFGIWLRISPKLKCTTNGTRTFRTYYIGVIGGNSARRFLQEIGFDNSEKQSKLEQICQLVSNTNIEGIPASDMVAKTVIATGLPLRHFGMHNTVYINGSQQFSRDSLQRVIAGMNRMISGEAQEQYQLLKPSKWTTQTLSAYSKLDVEQLSLTRQSLQCLLDQEVFYCRIESIEEIDYEGWVYDFEVSEHHNFVANNIICHNTVQFIAFLLHLKEQDALENPTLLVCPTSVLGNWEREVNKFAPSLKILQYHGDKRPKGKAFLEAVKKHDLIVTSYSLLHRDIKSLQSVSWQIIVLDEAQNVKNPEAKQSKAVRQLEATFRIALTGTPVENRLQELWSILDFLNPGYLGNKQFFQRRFAMPIEKYGDTASLGQLRSLVQPFILRRLKSDRDIIQDLPDKQEMTVFCGLTGEQAALYQQVVEQSLVEIESAEGLQRRGMILALLIKLKQICNHPAQYLKQATLDQHNSAKLLRLEEMLEEVLAEGDRALIFTQFAEWGKLLKPYLEKQLGREIFFLYGSTSKKQREEMIDRFQHDPQGPPIMILSLKAGGVGLNLTRANHVFHFDRWWNPAVENQATDRVFRIGQTRNVQVHKFVCTGTLEEKIHDMIESKKQLAEQVVGAGEEWLTEMDTDQLRNLLLLDRSAVIDDDTE is encoded by the coding sequence ATGGCGATTTTACACTGTAATTGGTTACTAAAAAATCAAAATGGTTGTTTATTTATTTGGGGGGAAACTTGGCGATCGCCACGAGTAAATTCCGAGTCTAATGAATCTGGAGACATAGCACTACATCCATTGGCAATGACATCGGTTGAGTTGAGTGAGTGGCTGCATTCCCAGAATATGGCAATTACCAACTTCATCCAGAAACCCCAAGTTGCATTCGCAACTACTGGGCAAACACGCAAAGCCGCCAGTGCCACTGAGATCAGTTTGCCAACGCACTCTCAAATCATTGCCCTACCAACTTATATCCCAGAAGTTAATAGCGAAGGAACAGTAGCAATTTTCCCTATACATTCTGCCAGCTTGGGGGAAAATACAGACTCCCCGCAATATTTGCAACCGTGGCGAGTTGAGGGTTTTTGTCTCAACCCCAGCGAAGCAGTAAAATTTCTCGCTGCTGTTCCCTTAAATGCTGCTAAAGGGGAAGATGCCTTTTTAGGTGGAGATTTACGCTTTTGGTCGCAAGTTGCCCGTTGGAGTTTAGATTTAATCTCACGATGTAAGTTTTTACCAACAATTGACCAACAATCAGATGGTGCATTTGCTGCTAAATGGCAAGTACTTCTAGATAGTGCTGTAGATGGAACCCGCCTAGAAAAATTTTCTGCAACCATGCCGTTGGTTTGCCGCACTTATCAAGAGGGAATGGGGACTGGAGAAGAGTTTTCCCAATCCCCAATCCCTAATCCCCAGTCCCTATCTTATGTAAACTTCCCCATCGAACCTCAAGAATTACTTTTGGGATTTCTTAACAGTACGATAGATGCCCAAGTGCGAGAAATGACGGGTTCTCAACCTGCATCTTTACCAGGTGGGGTGCGACAGTGGTTGCAAGCGTTAACTAGTGCATCTCATACAGTTAATGCAGATGCCATTGAAGTGGAACGATTGGAAGCGGCATTGAAGGCCTGGACTATGCCGCTACAATACCAATTAACTCTTAAAACTCTATTTCGTACCTGTTTTCAACTGCGTTCTCCTGAATCTGGCGAAACAGATTGGACATTGGCATATTTTCTGCAAGCGGCTGATGATCCTGAGTTTTTAGTGGATGCGGCGACTATTTGGAACAATCCAGTTGAAAGATTGGTTTATGAAAATCGGACAATTGACCAACCACAAGAAACATTTTTGCGAGGTTTGGGGGTAGCTTCTCGATTGTATCCAGCGATCGCACCCAGCTTTGAAACGGAATATCCCCAATCTTCTCGTCTTACCCCCATTCAAGCTTATGAGTTTATCAAAGCTGTAGCTTGGAGGTTGGAAGACAGTGGTTTAGGAGTTATTTTGCCTCCTAGTTTAGCGAATCGGGAAGGATGGGCGAATCGTTTGGGTTTGAAAATTACAGCCGAAACCCCAAAAGGAAAGCAGGGACGTTTAGGGTTGCAGAGTCTACTAAATTTCCAATGGCAATTAGCAATTGGTGGACAAACTATCTCCAAAGCTGAATTTGATAAACTTGTGGCTTTAAATAGTCCGCTAGTGGAAATTAATGGCGAGTGGGTAGAATTACGCCCCCAAGACATTAAAACAGCCCAAACATTTTTTACCACTCGCAAAGACCAAATGGCGCTTTCCCTGGAAGACGCTTTGCGTCTGAGTACAGGAGATACTCAGGCAATTGAAAAGTTACCAGTGGTCAGCTTTGATGCATCTGGCGCATTGCAAGAGTTGATTGGGGCATTAAATAATAATCAAGCGATCGCACCTTTACCCACACCAGCAGGCTTTAAAGGGCAATTGCGACCTTATCAAGAACGAGGCGCTGCTTGGCTGTCTTTCTTGGAACGTTGGGGCTTAGGTGCGTGTCTCGCCGACGATATGGGACTCGGTAAATGCGTAGCGAATGATACTCTAGTAAATGTAAATGGACTGTTACGCACAGCCGAGACAATCTGGAAAACTCACGCTGGAGAAACAGAGTTTGACGGCGAAGGATTTTGGACTAACCCCACAGAGGAATTAATAGTTAATTCTATAGATGAAACAACAGGCAAAATAGTCCCAGCTAATATCAGGCGGTTGTATCGGCAGCAAGTTAGCGAAAAATTACGAAAAATCACTCTAGAAGATGGTAATAGTATCACTATTACTCATCGTCACAAACTGCTGACAAGTAAAGGTTGGACAAATAACTTACAGGTGGGTGATTACGTTTGTGTACCAGGTAAAACCCTTTGGAATGGAAAACCACAAGACCATGATTTAGTCAAGTTTCTCGCTTGGCAGATTGCTGAAGGGCATGAACTAACCGATGTGGGAAGAGTCACAATATCCCAAAAAGACACCAGAGTACTAGAGGATTTACTCCAGACTTGCCAACGCATTCAAAAGCGCTATAACCTCAAAATTAACAGCCCTAATATCTCTACTTTCCCTAACAGAGTTGCTTCTCTTCGAGTTAATAGCCAAGCCTATCGGGAATTCTTAGAAGCTAAAGGTTATGTTTGGGGTAAACTATCGGCAGAAAAATCTATTCCGCCCTTCATCATGCAGGCAGATTTGGATAGTGTGCGGATATTTTTACAAAACTATTTCGATGCTGAGTCTGCCGTTCTTTTTAGTATGCGGAGTATTGAGATTTCTACAGCTTCAGCTTTACTAATTCAGCAACTTTCTGCACTGTTGCGACGCTTCGGTATTTGGTTACGAATATCGCCCAAACTGAAATGTACCACTAATGGAACTCGCACTTTCCGCACATACTATATTGGTGTAATTGGAGGAAATTCGGCTCGCAGATTTCTGCAAGAAATTGGTTTCGATAATTCAGAAAAACAGAGTAAGTTAGAGCAAATTTGTCAACTAGTCAGCAACACAAATATTGAAGGAATTCCTGCTTCTGATATGGTTGCCAAAACAGTCATAGCAACGGGACTCCCATTGCGGCATTTTGGGATGCACAACACTGTTTACATTAATGGTTCACAGCAATTTTCTAGAGATAGTTTACAGCGAGTAATAGCTGGGATGAACCGCATGATTAGTGGAGAAGCCCAAGAACAATATCAGCTACTAAAACCTTCTAAATGGACAACTCAAACTTTGTCAGCATATAGCAAGCTAGATGTAGAACAGTTGAGCTTAACAAGACAGTCTTTGCAATGTCTTCTCGATCAAGAGGTATTTTATTGCCGGATTGAATCTATAGAAGAGATAGATTATGAGGGATGGGTTTATGACTTTGAAGTTAGCGAACATCACAATTTTGTTGCTAATAATATTATTTGCCATAACACTGTCCAATTTATCGCCTTTCTGCTACATCTAAAAGAACAGGATGCACTCGAAAATCCAACACTGCTAGTTTGCCCAACTTCGGTTTTAGGCAACTGGGAAAGGGAAGTCAATAAATTTGCACCCAGCTTGAAAATTTTGCAATATCACGGTGACAAGCGTCCAAAAGGTAAAGCATTTTTAGAAGCCGTAAAAAAACACGATTTAATCGTTACCAGCTATTCGCTTCTTCATCGAGATATCAAGTCATTGCAAAGTGTCTCTTGGCAGATAATTGTTTTAGACGAAGCCCAGAATGTGAAAAATCCAGAGGCGAAACAGTCAAAAGCAGTGCGGCAATTAGAAGCTACATTTCGTATTGCATTGACGGGGACACCAGTAGAAAATAGACTGCAAGAATTATGGTCTATTTTAGATTTTCTCAATCCCGGATATTTAGGCAATAAGCAATTTTTTCAGCGTCGATTTGCCATGCCAATAGAAAAGTATGGTGATACGGCTTCTTTGGGCCAATTACGTTCATTAGTGCAACCATTTATACTGCGGCGATTGAAAAGCGATCGCGACATCATTCAAGACTTGCCAGATAAGCAAGAAATGACCGTATTTTGCGGTTTAACTGGTGAACAAGCTGCACTTTATCAACAAGTTGTCGAACAATCTTTAGTAGAAATAGAATCTGCTGAAGGATTGCAACGTCGGGGGATGATTTTGGCTTTACTAATTAAACTCAAACAAATCTGCAATCACCCAGCCCAATATTTGAAACAGGCAACATTAGATCAACATAATTCAGCCAAACTTCTGCGGCTAGAAGAAATGTTAGAAGAAGTTTTAGCAGAAGGCGATAGAGCTTTAATCTTCACACAATTTGCTGAATGGGGTAAGTTACTTAAACCCTATTTAGAAAAACAGCTTGGGCGAGAAATATTCTTTTTATATGGCAGCACCAGTAAAAAACAACGTGAGGAAATGATCGATCGTTTCCAACACGATCCCCAAGGACCACCGATTATGATTCTTTCTCTAAAAGCAGGTGGAGTAGGACTGAATTTAACACGTGCCAATCATGTATTCCACTTTGATAGATGGTGGAATCCAGCCGTGGAAAATCAAGCCACAGACCGAGTATTTCGGATTGGTCAAACCCGGAATGTACAAGTACATAAGTTTGTTTGCACTGGCACTTTAGAAGAAAAAATTCATGACATGATTGAAAGTAAGAAACAACTAGCAGAACAAGTTGTAGGTGCGGGTGAAGAGTGGTTAACAGAAATGGATACAGACCAACTTCGTAACTTACTACTACTCGATCGCAGTGCAGTAATTGACGATGATACAGAATAA
- a CDS encoding Uma2 family endonuclease — protein sequence MTVAKNRADRVMLYDISWEQFENLLKDLGEHRAARLAYDRTTLEIMTHLPEHEYYKEVISIAVQDIAEELAIDYESYGSTTWKRESRMAGVESDNCFYFQNEAAIRGRLNLDLRQDPPPDLALEIDVTSKSLNRFPIYACLGVPELWC from the coding sequence ATGACAGTCGCCAAGAATCGAGCCGACCGAGTAATGCTTTATGACATTAGCTGGGAACAGTTTGAAAATCTTCTAAAAGACTTGGGAGAGCATCGGGCAGCAAGGTTAGCTTACGATCGCACTACCTTAGAAATTATGACACATTTACCTGAACATGAATATTACAAAGAGGTAATTAGTATTGCAGTTCAAGATATCGCTGAAGAGTTGGCTATAGACTATGAAAGTTATGGCTCGACTACCTGGAAGCGAGAAAGCCGAATGGCAGGGGTAGAATCAGATAACTGCTTCTATTTCCAGAATGAAGCTGCGATTCGGGGTAGATTGAATCTGGATTTGAGACAAGACCCACCGCCTGATTTGGCACTGGAAATTGATGTTACCAGTAAGTCTTTAAATCGTTTTCCCATTTATGCCTGCCTGGGAGTACCAGAACTATGGTGTTAA
- a CDS encoding SWIM zinc finger family protein, which yields MTNYTLQASREWWSQQWLDLLDSYRFKKRLERARNYARQGNVLSIEFKGAKVLARVQGSEVEPYKVSLSLEPFTDEQWGYVIETMSQRAIFAAKLLAGEMPQNIEEVFTANGLSIFPFTLADVQSKCSCPDKANPCKHIGAIYYQLGDRFSEDPFVLFQLRGRTKEQIISDLRQLRSAKIEPNTTETPDIQQSIPNNKYLVKVDSFWQYNEPLESSLVVIAPSTSETVLDVLGAIPLAKEEENSVNSTSSDVVMKYLNTVYRDVSQKAFLTAMNIGGS from the coding sequence ATGACTAATTACACATTACAAGCAAGTCGAGAATGGTGGTCACAACAATGGCTAGATTTGCTAGATTCCTATCGTTTTAAAAAGCGTTTAGAACGTGCGAGAAATTATGCTCGTCAAGGAAACGTTTTGAGTATCGAATTTAAAGGTGCAAAAGTATTAGCTAGGGTGCAAGGTAGTGAAGTTGAACCATATAAAGTTTCCCTTTCCCTTGAACCATTTACTGATGAACAATGGGGCTATGTAATTGAAACCATGTCCCAAAGGGCAATTTTTGCTGCCAAGCTACTAGCAGGAGAAATGCCACAAAATATAGAAGAAGTCTTTACGGCTAATGGCCTTTCGATATTTCCTTTTACCCTGGCTGATGTCCAGAGTAAATGCTCTTGTCCTGACAAAGCAAATCCCTGTAAACATATTGGTGCAATATACTATCAGTTAGGCGATCGCTTCAGTGAAGACCCCTTTGTACTATTTCAATTGCGCGGACGCACCAAAGAGCAAATTATCAGCGATTTACGTCAATTACGTAGTGCCAAGATTGAACCAAACACTACAGAAACGCCCGATATTCAACAGTCAATTCCTAATAACAAATACTTGGTAAAAGTTGATTCTTTCTGGCAATATAATGAGCCATTAGAGTCATCCTTGGTAGTAATTGCACCGTCCACAAGTGAGACGGTATTAGATGTATTAGGAGCAATCCCTCTTGCGAAAGAAGAGGAAAATTCAGTAAATTCAACTTCAAGTGATGTGGTAATGAAGTATTTAAATACAGTTTATAGAGATGTGAGCCAAAAGGCTTTTTTAACAGCGATGAATATAGGAGGAAGTTGA
- a CDS encoding DUF1501 domain-containing protein encodes MKRRNFLIQGGIFSASAITALSSNAWIARSATPNSYQKRLIVIFLRGAVDGLNVVVPYSETAYYQARPQIAIPQPGKEGGVIDLDGRFGLHPALDSLMPFWQQKSLAFVHACGSPDPTRSHFDAQEYMESATPGDKHTQDGWMNRLLGVISQKTPIQAVSVGETTPWILSGRMPVANIASGRNANRPLPIDRPQLAAAFDQLYGGNDALSQTYQQGRMARQAIMNDLDSEMKMANNGAPSPDGFASDAQRLAQLMLKDPRIELGFMALGGWDTHVNQGSTQGLLARNLKKLGSGLVALVEGLGSVYQNTTIVVISEFGRTVKQNDNGGTDHGHGNVMWVLGGNIRGGKVYGEWPGLSTTQLYQGRDLAITTDFRNVISAVLSDHLHLNEAKLNHVLPNYVSTEKVALIIK; translated from the coding sequence ATGAAAAGACGTAACTTCCTAATCCAAGGTGGAATTTTTTCAGCTTCCGCAATCACAGCCCTAAGCAGCAATGCTTGGATAGCTAGATCCGCTACCCCAAACAGTTACCAGAAGCGCTTAATTGTAATTTTCCTCCGGGGAGCAGTAGACGGTTTAAACGTCGTGGTTCCTTACTCAGAGACAGCCTACTATCAAGCCCGACCGCAAATTGCTATTCCCCAACCAGGGAAGGAAGGGGGAGTAATAGATTTAGATGGACGCTTTGGACTGCATCCAGCATTAGATTCTTTGATGCCCTTTTGGCAACAGAAGAGTTTGGCCTTTGTTCATGCTTGTGGTTCTCCCGATCCAACTCGTTCTCACTTTGATGCTCAAGAATACATGGAAAGCGCTACCCCTGGTGATAAACATACTCAGGATGGTTGGATGAATCGTTTACTAGGTGTGATTTCTCAAAAAACACCCATCCAAGCGGTAAGTGTCGGAGAAACAACACCCTGGATTCTTTCTGGACGGATGCCTGTAGCTAACATAGCATCAGGAAGAAATGCTAACAGGCCTCTGCCAATAGATCGTCCTCAATTAGCAGCAGCATTTGACCAACTTTATGGCGGTAATGATGCCTTAAGTCAGACCTATCAACAGGGACGGATGGCGCGTCAGGCGATCATGAATGACCTAGATAGTGAAATGAAAATGGCGAATAATGGCGCGCCTTCACCTGATGGCTTCGCCAGCGATGCTCAACGATTGGCACAATTAATGCTCAAAGACCCCAGAATTGAGTTAGGGTTTATGGCTTTAGGAGGTTGGGATACCCATGTCAATCAAGGTAGCACTCAAGGACTATTAGCTCGCAACCTCAAAAAGTTGGGTTCAGGTTTGGTCGCTTTAGTTGAAGGTTTAGGGAGCGTTTACCAGAATACGACAATTGTTGTGATTTCAGAGTTTGGTCGTACAGTCAAGCAAAATGATAATGGTGGTACCGACCACGGTCACGGGAATGTTATGTGGGTTTTGGGTGGTAATATTCGCGGTGGTAAAGTTTATGGTGAATGGCCTGGTCTATCTACAACCCAACTTTACCAAGGTAGGGACTTGGCTATTACTACTGATTTTCGGAATGTGATCTCTGCTGTGTTGTCAGATCATCTGCATCTCAACGAAGCAAAATTGAATCACGTCTTGCCAAATTACGTTTCTACTGAGAAAGTAGCGTTAATTATCAAGTAA
- a CDS encoding polyribonucleotide nucleotidyltransferase translates to MAEVDKSISFDGRDIRLKVGLLAPQAGGSVLIESGDTSVLVTATRSQAREGIDFLPLTVDYEERLYAAGRIPGGIMRREGRPPEKTILTSRLIDRPMRPLFPSWLRDDLQIIALTLSMDELVPPDVLAVTGASIATLIAQIPFNGPMAAVRVGLVGDDFIINPTYAETEAGDLDLVVAGSPHGVIMVEAGANQLPERDILEAIDFGYEAVRDLIKAQQDLIAELGLVIVQEAPPEVDQTLENYIRDRANGQIKKILSQFSLTKPERDAALDVVKDEIAATITELPEEDPIRVAATANKKALGNTFKDITKYFMRRQIIEDNVRVDGRKLDQVRPVSCLVDVLPKRVHGSGLFNRELTQVLSTCTLGTPGDAQNLNDDMQLDQHKRYLHHYNFPPFSVGETKPMRAPGRREIGHGALAERALIPVLPSKEQFPYVIRIVSEVLSSNGSTSMGSVCGSTLALMDAGVPILKPVSGAAMGLIKEGDEVRVLTDIQGIEDFLGDMDFKVAGTDTGITALQMDMKISGLSLEVIAQAVHQAKAARLHILEKMLACIDTPRTETSPYAPRLLTIKIDSDMIGLVIGPGGKTIKGITEETGAKIDIEDDGTVTISAVDENKAKRARNIIQGMTRKLHEGDVYAGRITRIIPIGAFVEFLPGKEGMIHISQLADYRVGKVEDEVAVGDEVIIKVREIDNKGRINLTRLGIHPDQAAAAREAAAVNR, encoded by the coding sequence ATGGCAGAAGTTGATAAGTCAATATCCTTCGATGGAAGGGATATTCGACTGAAAGTAGGCCTATTAGCTCCCCAGGCAGGTGGGTCGGTTTTGATAGAATCAGGGGACACATCCGTTTTAGTGACGGCTACGCGATCGCAAGCCAGAGAAGGCATTGATTTTCTTCCCCTTACTGTAGATTATGAAGAAAGGCTATATGCCGCTGGTAGGATTCCCGGCGGGATCATGCGGCGCGAAGGTCGTCCACCAGAAAAAACAATTCTCACCAGCCGTCTTATAGACCGTCCCATGCGTCCTTTGTTCCCCTCATGGCTAAGGGATGACTTGCAAATTATTGCCTTAACGCTGTCGATGGACGAGTTAGTTCCACCCGATGTGTTAGCAGTTACAGGCGCTTCGATTGCTACCCTGATTGCCCAGATTCCTTTTAATGGGCCAATGGCAGCAGTGCGGGTTGGTTTAGTGGGAGATGATTTCATTATTAATCCCACTTATGCAGAAACCGAAGCGGGAGATTTGGATCTGGTAGTAGCAGGTTCACCACATGGCGTAATCATGGTGGAAGCGGGAGCCAATCAGTTGCCAGAGCGAGATATTCTTGAGGCGATTGACTTTGGTTATGAAGCAGTGCGGGACTTAATCAAAGCGCAGCAAGATTTAATTGCAGAATTGGGTCTAGTAATAGTGCAAGAAGCACCACCAGAAGTAGACCAAACGTTAGAAAATTATATCCGTGATCGCGCCAACGGTCAGATTAAGAAAATCCTGTCTCAATTTAGTTTGACCAAACCCGAACGCGATGCAGCTTTAGATGTCGTCAAGGATGAAATTGCCGCGACGATTACTGAACTGCCAGAAGAAGACCCCATTCGAGTTGCCGCAACTGCAAATAAAAAGGCACTTGGTAACACTTTTAAAGATATTACCAAATACTTCATGCGGCGACAAATCATCGAAGATAACGTCCGCGTTGATGGTCGTAAACTCGATCAAGTGCGTCCGGTTTCTTGTTTAGTTGATGTCTTACCAAAGCGAGTCCACGGCAGCGGTTTATTTAACCGAGAACTAACTCAGGTATTATCAACTTGTACTCTGGGTACACCTGGGGATGCTCAAAACCTCAACGATGACATGCAGCTAGATCAGCACAAGCGTTATCTGCATCATTACAACTTCCCCCCCTTCTCAGTCGGTGAAACCAAGCCAATGCGGGCCCCAGGAAGGCGTGAAATTGGTCACGGGGCATTGGCAGAACGAGCGCTAATCCCTGTGCTACCGTCAAAAGAACAATTTCCCTACGTGATTCGCATCGTATCAGAAGTACTTTCTTCCAACGGTTCCACCTCAATGGGTTCAGTCTGCGGTTCCACCCTCGCCCTGATGGATGCTGGTGTACCAATTCTCAAACCCGTTAGTGGCGCGGCAATGGGTCTGATAAAGGAAGGCGACGAAGTACGAGTTCTGACCGATATCCAAGGCATTGAAGACTTTTTGGGCGACATGGACTTCAAAGTTGCCGGGACGGATACCGGGATTACCGCCTTGCAAATGGATATGAAAATCTCCGGTTTGTCTTTGGAGGTGATAGCCCAAGCCGTCCACCAAGCCAAAGCAGCCCGGTTGCATATTCTAGAGAAAATGCTTGCCTGCATTGACACACCACGGACTGAAACTTCACCCTATGCCCCACGTCTGTTAACAATCAAGATTGATTCAGACATGATTGGTTTGGTAATTGGGCCTGGAGGCAAGACTATTAAGGGGATCACAGAGGAAACTGGTGCAAAAATTGACATCGAAGATGATGGCACCGTGACAATTTCCGCTGTGGATGAGAACAAGGCCAAGAGAGCCAGAAATATCATCCAAGGCATGACCCGCAAGTTGCACGAAGGGGATGTCTATGCAGGACGCATTACTCGGATTATACCGATAGGTGCATTTGTGGAATTTTTGCCTGGAAAAGAAGGCATGATCCACATTTCTCAACTAGCTGACTACCGCGTTGGCAAAGTTGAAGATGAAGTAGCGGTGGGCGATGAAGTGATTATCAAAGTGCGCGAAATTGATAACAAAGGTCGGATTAATCTTACCCGCTTGGGTATCCACCCAGATCAAGCAGCAGCAGCAAGAGAGGCTGCGGCGGTGAATCGGTAA